One Xiphophorus hellerii strain 12219 chromosome 24, Xiphophorus_hellerii-4.1, whole genome shotgun sequence DNA window includes the following coding sequences:
- the LOC116716167 gene encoding OX-2 membrane glycoprotein-like isoform X2 yields the protein MLLILSVLCLAFSAHASDIDLHGTTTVAYGGDANFNCMLANPTGVLQVTWQRGLRPESLENMATYNKPVGEQINEPFKGKVILNNSSLSSSSITLKNVTWADENCYVCSFNVYPDGSKRKQICLKVEGISETHKRNSSASSSAPNGRKEELSCSATGKPAPKISWNTSNLARIDAPPTTVSNSDGTFTTSSNITVQMPTDWRGHVYCVVNQGLPGQRQEEFPFSSLEKEEEEGNVSQKTLIIAVLAIIICVTVVAVVFIHKRLKRRCNDLNVV from the exons ATGCTACTGATCCTCTCTGTCCTCTGTTTGGCTTTTAGTG cCCACGCCTCTGACATCGACCTCCATGGGACGACCACAGTCGCGTACGGTGGGGATGCAAACTTCAACTGTATGCTAGCAAACCCAACAG GCGTTCTGCAGGTCACCTGGCAGCGGGGTCTTAGACCTGAGTCATTGGAAAACATGGCAACATACAACAAACCTGTTGGGGAGCAAATAAATGAGCCTTTTAAAGGAAAGGTGATCTTGAACAACTCATCCTTAAGCTCCTCGTCCATCACATTGAAGAATGTGACGTGGGCAGATGAAAATTGTTACGTCTGTTCCTTCAACGTGTATCCTGATGGCTCCAAAAGGAAGCAGATCTGCCTCAAGGTGGAAG GAATATCAGAGACGCACAAAAGGAACTCCTCTGCAAGCAGTTCTGCCCCTAACGGCAGAAAGGAAGAACTCAGTTGCTCAGCCACAGGGAAACCCGCTCCCAAGATTTCCTGGAACACCTCCAATCTCGCTCGCATAGACGCCCCACCGACTACAGTCAGCAACAGTGATGGGACATTCACCACCAGCAGCAACATCACAGTGCAGATGCCTACAGACTGGAGAGGACATGTGTACTGTGTAGTGAACCAAGGACTGCCGGGACAGCGGCAGGAGGAATTCCCCTTTTCTTCACTCgaaaaggaagaggaggaag GTAATGTGTCACAGAAGACTCTGATCATCGCAGTCCTAGCAATCATCATCTGCGTCACTGTCGTAGCAGTTGTATTCATCCACAAGAG ATTAAAGAGAAGATGTAACGATTTAAATGTCGTTTGA
- the LOC116716167 gene encoding OX-2 membrane glycoprotein-like isoform X1 — protein MLLILSVLCLAFSAHASDIDLHGTTTVAYGGDANFNCMLANPTGVLQVTWQRGLRPESLENMATYNKPVGEQINEPFKGKVILNNSSLSSSSITLKNVTWADENCYVCSFNVYPDGSKRKQICLKVEGISETHKRNSSASSSAPNGRKEELSCSATGKPAPKISWNTSNLARIDAPPTTVSNSDGTFTTSSNITVQMPTDWRGHVYCVVNQGLPGQRQEEFPFSSLEKEEEEGNVSQKTLIIAVLAIIICVTVVAVVFIHKSRLKRRCNDLNVV, from the exons ATGCTACTGATCCTCTCTGTCCTCTGTTTGGCTTTTAGTG cCCACGCCTCTGACATCGACCTCCATGGGACGACCACAGTCGCGTACGGTGGGGATGCAAACTTCAACTGTATGCTAGCAAACCCAACAG GCGTTCTGCAGGTCACCTGGCAGCGGGGTCTTAGACCTGAGTCATTGGAAAACATGGCAACATACAACAAACCTGTTGGGGAGCAAATAAATGAGCCTTTTAAAGGAAAGGTGATCTTGAACAACTCATCCTTAAGCTCCTCGTCCATCACATTGAAGAATGTGACGTGGGCAGATGAAAATTGTTACGTCTGTTCCTTCAACGTGTATCCTGATGGCTCCAAAAGGAAGCAGATCTGCCTCAAGGTGGAAG GAATATCAGAGACGCACAAAAGGAACTCCTCTGCAAGCAGTTCTGCCCCTAACGGCAGAAAGGAAGAACTCAGTTGCTCAGCCACAGGGAAACCCGCTCCCAAGATTTCCTGGAACACCTCCAATCTCGCTCGCATAGACGCCCCACCGACTACAGTCAGCAACAGTGATGGGACATTCACCACCAGCAGCAACATCACAGTGCAGATGCCTACAGACTGGAGAGGACATGTGTACTGTGTAGTGAACCAAGGACTGCCGGGACAGCGGCAGGAGGAATTCCCCTTTTCTTCACTCgaaaaggaagaggaggaag GTAATGTGTCACAGAAGACTCTGATCATCGCAGTCCTAGCAATCATCATCTGCGTCACTGTCGTAGCAGTTGTATTCATCCACAAGAG CAGATTAAAGAGAAGATGTAACGATTTAAATGTCGTTTGA
- the LOC116716199 gene encoding uncharacterized protein LOC116716199 gives MDAVRVGLLLLLPCVACFMNGKGTLVKTIGKESEFTPICTNETSNIIMLIICKIRTERSGGEQCSLRYKNEGDFVHECDSRFSLKTRNQTVFLHLTSLTAADSGNYSCECSNLDGTYFLHLSITVNGSFPNNNSSDEVWSQSAGVTLPSALTAAVLLIFIVSVILGFIHRRHPHRGQPESCRHNLEEDLTEIEPYSSYTQKENSLYSTGILYSCQINSDYSNIFT, from the exons ATGGATGCAGTGAGAGTCGGCCTTTTACTGCTACTGCCATGTGTTGCATGCTTTATGAACGGCAAAG GGACTCTTGTGAAAACAATCGGGAAAGAATCTGAATTCACTCCAATCTGCACCAACGAAACATCAAATATCATCATGTTGATCATTTGTAAGATCAGAACGGAGAGAAGCGGTGGAGAGCAGTGCAGTCTGCGGTATAAGAACGAAGGCGACTTTGTTCATGAGTGTGACTCCAGGTTTTCACTAAAAACCAGGAATCAAACTGTGTTTCTGCACCTGACCAGTTTAACAGCAGCTGATAGTGGGAACTATTCCTGTGAGTGTTCAAATCTTGATGGAACATATTTTCTTCATCTCAGCATCACAGTAAATG GCTCATTTCCTAATAATAATTCATCAGATGAAGTTTGGAGCCAGTCTGCAGGAGTGACTCTTCCTTCTGCTTTGACTGCTGCAGTTCTCTTAATTTTCATAGTTTCAGTTATTCTGGGATTTATTCACAGAAGACATCCACATCG AGGGCAACCAGAATCATGCAGACATAATCTAGAGGAg GACTTGACTGAAATTGAGCCGTACAGCTCCTACACTCAGAAGGAAAATTCGCTTTATTCAACAGGCATATTGTACAGCTGTCAAATTAATTCTGactattcaaatattttcacttgA